Within Sinorhizobium sp. RAC02, the genomic segment AGCTCGACCAGCATCATTTCGACGTGGTGATCCTCGACAACATCATGCCGCGCAAGAACGGCGTGGAGTGGCTTGCCGAACAGCGCGCCATCGGCTTCTTCGCCGATGCCATCCTGATGACCGCCTATGCCGATCTCGAAACCGCCATCCAGGCGCTCCGGGCGGGCGCGGTCGATTTCGTCCTGAAACCGTTCCGTTCCAATCAGTTGCTCAATGCCGTGGCGCGCTGTCTCGACCGTATTCGCCTGCAGCGCGAAAACTACGTGCTGCGCTACGAGTTGAAGGCGACCTCCGACCATATCCTGCTGCGCGACCGGCTGATCGGCGAATCCGCCGCCATTGCCCGCGTGCGCGACACCATCGCCCGCGTGGCGCCACTGCCGACCTCGGTTCTCCTCACCGGTCAGTCGGGCACGGGCAAGGAAGTGGCAGCGCGCTCGCTGCACACATTGTCCGACCGGGCGGCAAAACCCTTCGTACCGGTCAATTGCGGGGCGATCCCGGCGGACATGATCGAGAGCGAGCTGTTCGGCCACCTGAAGGGCGCCTTTACCGGCGCCGAGCGGGCGCGCGAGGGCCTGTTCCAGCATGCGCAGGGTGGTACGCTGTTCCTCGACGAAATCAGCGAAATGCCGCCGGCCACGCAGAGCAAGCTGCTGCGCGTACTGGAGGATCGCAAGGTGCGGCCCGTCGGTTCGGAGCGCGAGGTGCCGGTCGATCTGCGCTTCATCTTCGCGACCAATGCGGAGCTGGAGAAAGAGGTGCAGGCCGGGCGTTTCCGCGCCGATCTGTTCTTCCGCATCAACGTCATGCAGATCCACCTGCCGCCGCTCAAGGAGCGGGAGGGCGACTCGGTGGAATTGGCGACGCTCTTCATGAAGAAGTTGTCGGCCCAGCTTGCCATGCCGGCCGTGCCGATCGATGCGGCGGCGCGCCGGGCGCTTTCCACTTATGACTGGCCGGGCAATGTGCGGGAGTTGCGCAATCTCATCGAGCGCACGCTGATCCTCGGCCGCTTCCCGGAGGGCTTTGGGCCGGGTGTCTCTGCTCCTGCGAGCGCGGAGGCTGGTTCGCTGGCGGATGTCGAGCGACGCCATATCCTCGCCGTGCTCGCCGCCTGTACCGGCCAGCGCGACGAGGCGGCGCGCCAGCTCGGCATTTCCCGCAAGACGATTGACCGTAAGCTGGCCGCCTGGGATGCCTGACAGCAAACCAAGCGGCACCATCCGGCCGGCGCGCTCGGTGCGCTACCGGCTGCTCGCGATCGCGCTTCTTCCCATGCTGGTAATCCTGCCGCTGCTGCTCGGCGTCACGGTCTATCGCTGGAACGAAAAATTCGACGCGACGCTGATTTCCAAGGTCAATGGCGACCTGACGATCGCGCACCAGTATCTTGCCCATATCCTCGACAATACCGGCGAGCACATCACCGCGCTTGGTGCTTCGGCGCGCTTTCGCGACGTCGCGACTGATGGCGTCGCGCTGAAGACGCTTCTCGAAGAGTCCCGGGCGCGGCTGGAGCTGGATTTCCTCTATGTGATGGCGCCCGATGGCCGGCTCGTTGCGTCCGTCACGGAGGAGACCGCCGGCGCGCTCCGCACCGACTGGCCGGTCATCCGCGATGCACTCGCCGGCAAGCCAGCGACGGGCATTGACATCTTCGACAATGCCGACCTCGAAACGCTGTCTCCCGATCTTGCCGCCCGCGCGAAACTGCCGCTCGTGCAGACGCCCAATGCCGTGCCGACAGAGCGCACGGAGGAGGGGCGTGGCATGGTCGTGCAGAGCGCCAGCCCCGTCAT encodes:
- a CDS encoding sigma-54 dependent transcriptional regulator yields the protein MVPTEAVRALRDTSADPEFGPWLAQASILVVDDEPGMRNFLMRTLGPRCKRLELAADTDEATRKLDQHHFDVVILDNIMPRKNGVEWLAEQRAIGFFADAILMTAYADLETAIQALRAGAVDFVLKPFRSNQLLNAVARCLDRIRLQRENYVLRYELKATSDHILLRDRLIGESAAIARVRDTIARVAPLPTSVLLTGQSGTGKEVAARSLHTLSDRAAKPFVPVNCGAIPADMIESELFGHLKGAFTGAERAREGLFQHAQGGTLFLDEISEMPPATQSKLLRVLEDRKVRPVGSEREVPVDLRFIFATNAELEKEVQAGRFRADLFFRINVMQIHLPPLKEREGDSVELATLFMKKLSAQLAMPAVPIDAAARRALSTYDWPGNVRELRNLIERTLILGRFPEGFGPGVSAPASAEAGSLADVERRHILAVLAACTGQRDEAARQLGISRKTIDRKLAAWDA